Below is a genomic region from Persicimonas caeni.
GTGGCACGCGAGATCCTCGACAGTCGCGGAAACCCGACCGTCGAGTGCGACGTGTATCTCGAAGACGGCACCATGGGGCGCGCAGCGGTGCCCAGCGGCGCGTCGACCGGCGAGCACGAGGCCGTCGAGCTGCGAGACGGCGGCGACCGCTACGGCGGAAAAGGCGTGCGCAACGCAGTCGACAACGTCCACGACAAAATCTTGCCGGAGCTCGAGGGGTACAACGCCGTCGACCAGACCGGCATTGACATGTTGATGTGCGAGATCGACGGCACCGACAACAAAGGTGAGCTGGGCGCCAACGCGATCTTGGCGGTGAGTATGGCCACGGCGCGCGCAGCGGCGAACTACCTGGGCATGCCGCTGTACCGATATATCGGTGGGCTGACCTCGACGGTGCTGCCCGTGCCGATGATGAATATCGTCAATGGTGGCGCGCACGCCGACAACACCGTCGACCTTCAGGAGTTCATGGTCGTGCCGGTGGGCGCCGAGACGTTCAGTGAGGCGCTGCAGTGCGGGGCCGAGATCTTCCACTCGCTCAAGCGGGTGTTGTCGAGCCGCGGCTACAGCACCTCGGTGGGCGACGAGGGCGGCTTTGCGCCCAACCTTGGCAGCAACAAGGAGGCGCTCGACCTGATCATGGAAGCGATCGACAAGGCCAACTACAACCCGGGCGACCAGGTCCGCCTCGCCCTCGATTGTGCGGCCAGCGAGTTCTACGACGCTGACAAAGGCGTCTACACGCTCGAAGGTGAGGGGCGCTCGCTGGGAGCAGAAGAACTCGTGAGCTTCTACGCCGAACTGTCCGACCTGTACCCGATCATCAGCATCGAGGACGGCCTCGACGAGAACGACTGGGACGGCTGGGCGGCGCTGACCGACGCGCTGGGCGAGCGCGTTCAGCTCGTCGGTGACGACCTCTTCGTGACCAACACCGAACGACTCGGCCGAGGCATCGAGAGCGGTGTGGCAAACTCGATCCTCATCAAGGTCAATCAGATCGGCACCATCACCGAGACCCTCGACGCCATCGAGATGGCTCATCGCTCCGGGTACACCTCGGTGATCAGCCACCGCTCCGGTGAGACCGAAGACACCACCATCGCCAGCCTGGCAGTGGCCACGAGCAGCGGCCAGATCAAGACGGGCAGCCTGTCGCGCTCGGATCGCGTCGCCAAGTACAACGAGCTTCTGCGCATCGAGCAGGAACTCGGCGACTCGGCGATTTACCCGGGCATCGACGCATTTGGTGGGCTAGGCTGAGGCCCTGCGAGCTGCCGAGGCGCCGCCTCGGCAGCTCGCCCATGCGCACACCCCGATTGACACCCCCCCCCCCCACACGTTACTACCCAAACCTTGCCGACGCCGGAATAGCGGCGTGGTTCACGGCATTGTTTATAGCCGTAAATCGGCCAAGTGGATTCCAACACCCGAGAAAGCCCAAGATGAGTAACGAACTGAGCTCGAAAATCGACGACCTCAAAGAGCGTCTGACCGAGCTCCGGAGGTATCTTTGACCTGCCTCAAAAGCAGGCACGCCTCGAGGAGCTAGACGCCATCAGCCAGGACCCCAGCTTCTGGGACGACTCCGACCGCGCTCAAGAGTTGATGAAGGAACGCGGCGAGATCGAAGGGCTTCTGGAAAAATTCGACGCCCAGCAGACCAACGTCGAGGAGGCGCGTGTCTTCATCGAGCTGTCCGAGGAAGTCGGCGGCGATGAGGATTCGCTCGCCGAGGCTCGTAATCTGCTGCAGCAGACCGAACGGGAAGTCGAGTCGCTCGAGACTCGCCGCATGCTCGGCGGAGAGCACGACGACCACAACGCCATCTTCTCGATCAACTCCGGCGCCGGCGGCACCGAGAGCCAGGACTGGGCGGACATGCTTCTGCGCATGTACCTGCGCTACATGGAGAAGAAGGGCTGGAAGGCCGAGATCACCGACAAACAAGACGGCGAAGAGGCCGGCATCAAAGGGGCCGACATTCTGGTCAAAGGCGAGTACGCCTACGGGATGCTCAAGGCCGAGGCCGGCGTCCACCGTCTGGTGCGCATCAGTCCGTTCGATAGCAGCAGCCGCCGCCACACGAGTTTCGCAGCGGTATCGGTCGCCCCGGAGATTGACGACGACATCGAGATCGAGATCAACGACTCGGATCTTCGCATCGACACCTACCGCGCCTCGGGCGCTGGTGGTCAGCACGTCAACCGGACCGATTCGGCGGTGCGTATCACCCACCAGCCGACCGGCATCGTCGTTCAGTGCCAGAACGAGCGCTCGCAGCACAAAAACCGCGCCACCGCCATGAAGATTCTGCGCGCCAAGCTCTATGAAAAAGAGCTGCGTGAGCGCGAAGAGCGCGCCGCTGCCGAGCACTCCGAGCAAAAGGACGTCGCCTTCGGCAGCCAGATCCGGTCCTATGTGTTGCACCCGTACAAGCAGGTCAAGGACCTGCGCACGGGCGTGACCATCGGCAACACCGACTCGGTGCTCGACGGTGACCTCGACGAGTTCATCGAAGCCTACCTGCTCCAGCAGGGCGGCGAGACCGAAGAGGAGCCCGCCGAGGCGAGTTGACGCATCTCGTGTGCAGACGTCGCCCGAGGGCGGCGTCACTCATTACCCATCTAAGAGGCTTTTCGAGCCGACATGTCCTACGAACGATTCATCGGGCTTCGCTACTTGATGGCCAAGAAGCGAACCCAGGTCGTCTCCATCATCACGCTGATCTCGATCTGCGGGGTCGCCCTCGGGGTGACCGCGCTGATCGTGGTGCTCAGCGTTATGGGCGGCTTCAAAAAGGACCTCAAAGACAAGATCTTGGGGACCAAGGCCCACGCCGTAGTCCAAGCGGCCGAGGGAGACGATTTGGTCGACGCCGGACAGGTGGCCAAGACGGCCGCGGCGATGGAAGGTGTCACGGGCGCCGAGCCGTTTCTGGAGGCCGAGGTCATGGTCTCGAGTCCCACGAACCTCAGCGGCGTGATCCTTCGCGGCATCGATCCCGATCGGGTCGGCCAGGTCAGTGAGCTCTCTCAAGACATGGTCGAGGGCAACCTCAAATACCTGCAGAACCCGCGTCCGATGCTCGAGAAGCTCGACGAGGAGCGCGAGCGACATATCAACGAGATTCTCGACCGCGTCGGCTCCGAGAAGGATGACTTCGAGGAGGAGACGGCGGGCAGCGAAGACAAAGGCGCTGCTCCCGCCGACGACGTGACGGCTGACGACGAAGCGGCCGACGATGCCTTCGACATGCCTCCGCTTCCTCATCAAGGGTCCGCCGAGCAACAAGCGGCAGGAGAGGAGGGCGACGACGAAGGTGAGATGATCATGCCGCCCATCGCCGAAGATGAAGACGGCGAGGGCGCCATGCCTCCCATCTTCGGTGACGGCGAGGGTGAGGGCGACGACGCGAGCCGACAGGATGAGGCCCCCGATTACGAGGCGCTTCCTGGGCTGGTCATCGGTCCCGAACTCAAAAAGTCGCTGCAGGTCGAGCTGGGCAGCGAGGTCAACGTGGTCACGCCCGAAGGTGAGATGGGCCCCACCGGCCTGATGCCGCGCAGCCGCCCGTTTCGCATCGTCGGCATCTTCAAGACGGGGATGTACGAGTACGACGCGAATTACGCCTACACGAGCTTCTCGGATGCCAAAGACTTCCTGAACCGAAAGGGAGCCAGCGGCGTCGAGATCAAGACGATCGACGCCAACCTGGCCATCGAGATCGCCGCCGATCTTCAAAAGAGCTTGGGACCCAAGTACGAGGTCCTCGATTGGCAGGAGATGAACCGAAGCCTGTTCTACGCGCTCGAACTCGAGAAGATCGCCATGTTCGTCGTGTTGACGTTCATCATCCTCGTCGCAAGCTTCAGCATCATCGCGATGCTCATCATGATCGTCATCGAGAAGGCGCGCGATATCGCTATCTTGAAGTCGATGGGTGTGCCCGACGGCGGAATTCGACGCATTTTCGTCTTCCAGGGGCTCGTCATCGGCGGGCTGGGCGCGTTGATTGGCCTTGTGGGTGGCCTTGGAATCTGCGCCTATCTCAGCGTCTACGGCGTGCCCCTCGACTCCGAAGTGTACTACATCTCGAAGCTGCCGGTGGAGGTCAACGCCTGGGAGGTCGGTGCAGTCATCGTCTGCGCGCTGTTCATCAGTTGGGCGGCGACGATTTATCCGGCTTACCTGGCCTCGAAACTCAAACCGGTCGACGGACTACGATATGACTGACGAACGCAAAGTGCTCATCGAGAGCGAGGGGCTGACCAAGCGGTTTTTGCACCGCGGCAAGACGCTCAGCGTGCTCGAGGATATGGATTTCAAGATTTACGCCGGCGACCAGATCGCGGTGATGGGGCCCAGCGGGGCGGGCAAGAGTACGCTGCTCCAGCTCATCGGCACCCTCGACGAGCCCACGGCTGGTCGGTTGTTGTTCGACGGCGTCGACCTATTTGCCAAGTCTTCGTCGCAGCTGGCCGAGTTTCGCAACCGCGAAGTCGGCTTTGTCTTCCAGTTTCACCACCTGCTTCCGGAGTTCACCGCGTTGGAAAACGTGGCGTTGCCGGGGCTGATCGCGCGCATGCCGCGCGCCGAAGCAGAAGACCGCGCCGAGGAGCTGCTGACCAAGGTCGGACTCAAAGAGAGGCTGCATCACCAGCCGGGTGAGTTGTCCGGTGGAGAGCAGCAGCGCGTGGCGATCGCCCGCGCGCTGTTCATGAAGCCGCGACTGTTGTTGGCCGATGAGCCGACGGGAAACCTTGACCTAAAGACCGGGGCTGGGATACACGCTGTTCTCCGTGAGCTCAACGAGGAGACCGGGGTTACGGTGATTGTCGTAACCCACGACCCTCGACTTGCGGAAGAGATGCCGATAAAGCTCGTGCTCGACGATGGTAGATTGCTGCCTTTCGAAGCAGGAGATGACACTGTCGGCGACCGGATCCCCGAAGAGCTGCTCCACGTCGAGTCATCGAACCCCAAGCAGTTGCGGGCCCGCGCGAAGGAAGGCGACGAAGTCGCTGATCGCATGCTTAATGGTTGATTGAATTGTGCCCGGTGCGCACACAAGGGAAAACGTGAGTCGCGCTCGCCGCATACGCCACATGGCGTCACAACACGCTGACGACGACCTACCCATACGTCTGCGAGGACGCTGGCTTTGGGCTGGGGTGATCTTTGCGCTCTCCTGCGCTCTGGCGTCGCCTGCCGGCGCTCAGACCGACCCGCGTCGCGACCTCGGCACCCAGTTGCCGGCCGACGAGCAGCGCGCCGAGGAGGAGTTGCCCGAGGACCTCGAGCCGGTCGGGACGGCCACCGTCCCGGAGGGCCGCGCCGCCACAGAGGGGCAGACGGTCGATGTCGTCCAGGTGGTCGGCAACCGACGCGTCGAGGCCGACTCGATCCTGCAGCGGGTTCAGACCGAGCAGGGAAAGCCTCTCGACCTGGCCACCGTCTCTCGAGACATCCAGCGCATCTTTGAGCTGGGCTACTTCAGTGACATTCAGGTTGATGCCACCGTCACCGAGGACGGAAAAGTCGTCGTCTCCTACGTCGTCGAAGAGAAACCGGCGATCGCTCAGAATCAGTACGAGGGCAACGACGAACTCAGCGCCGACGAAATCGGTGAGGTCGTCGACTTGGAGCGCTTCGCCATCCTCGATTTGGCAAAGGTCGAGCAAAACGCCCAGAAGATTCGCGAACTGTACGCCGAAAAGGGCTACTACCTGGCCGAAGTGAACTACGAGATCACCGAGGCGCCCGGACGCGCCGACTTGGCCGTGGTGACCTTCCAGATTCAGGAGTTTTCCAAGGTCGAGGTCAAAAAGATCACCTTCCTCGGCAACGAGAATCTCTCTGACAAGCAGCTGTCCAACATCATGGCGACCCGCGAGGGGAGCTACTTCTCGTTCCTGACCGACTTCGGCACCTTCAAAGAGCAAGCCTTCGAGGCGGACCTGCAGCGGCTGACCGCGTTCTACTACAACCACGGCTTCGTCCAGGTGAACGTGGGCATGCCCTCGATTCGCCTGTCTCGTGATAAGCGCTACCTCTACATCACGATCAATATCGAGGAAGGCGAGCAGTATTTCGCCGGCAGCATCGATATCCAGGGCGACCTCATCAGCGAGAAGGAAGAGCTGTTCGACCTGGTCAAGCTCTCCAAGGGAGACGTCTTCGACTACGGCCGCATGCGCCAGGACATCGAGCAGCTGCGCAACCTCTACCGAAACGCCGGCTTCGCCTACGTCAACGTCAATCCACTGACGCGTATCAATCAGGACGACAACACCGTCGACCTGACCTACGACATCCAGAAGGGCAACAAGGTCTACATCGGCCGCATCGAGATCGTCGGCAACAAGAAGACGCGCGATTACGTGATTCGTCGCGAGCTCGAAATCGAGGAGGGCGAGCTCTTCTCGTCGGCCGCCTTGGACGCCTCGCGCCGCGAGGTTCGCCGACTGGGCTATTTCGACAAGGTCGACGTGACGACCCAGCGCGGGGCGCGTGACGACTTGATCAACGTGCGTGTGGAGGTCAACGAGACCCGCACGGGCACTTTCCAGGTCGGTGCCGGCTTCTCGAGCACCGAGAGCTTCATCGCCAACGCCCAGATTTCGCAGAACAACCTTCTCGGGCGCGGCCAGAGCCTATCGTTCCAAGCCCAGCTTTCGAGCATTCGTACGCTGTTCAACCTGAAGTTCTCCGAGCCGTGGTTGCTCGGCTCGCGCTGGAATTTCTCGTTCGACCTGTACAACTTCGAGTACGCGTTCCAAGACTTCACCCGTCAGTCGACCGGTGGCAACCTGACCTTCGGCTATCCGATTTCGGAGGCGTTCGAGCTGCAGATCCCCGGCGAGTTGCTCGCCTCGGCGACCTACAAGCTCGAGAACGTCGACGTCGAGGCCGGTGGCCAGAGCGGGGCGGATAACCAGGGGACCGGCGCCTTGTTCGGCGGCGGACTTACAAGCAGTATCCAGGGCGGTCTCTTTTACGACGACCGTGACAACCGCCTCTTCCCGACCGACGGCCAATTTCATTCGGCCAAGGTGGAATTTGCGGACCGCAACTTCACGTTAAGCGAAAACGAGTTCCTCAAGTTCGACTTGGAGACTCGCTGGTATTTCCCGGTCTTCTGGGAGTTCGTGCTCCGATTGCAGGGAGAGCTCGGCTACGTGACCAACCTGGACCCGCAGGGTGCTGTGCCGCTGTTCGAGCGTTATTTCGTCGGTGGTCCCCAGACGGTTCGTGGCTTCGATCGCTTCTCGCTGGGACCGATTCGCGAGGTGGCCGACGAAGACGGCGATCCCGGCTCGGAGCTCGACGCGTTCCGCATCGGCGGCAACAAGCGTCTGATCTTCACTGCCGAGGTCGAGTTCCCGATTTTCACGGCTGCCGGCATCAAGGGTGTCGTCTTCGCCGACATGGGTAACGCCTTCGACAACGACCAACCGTTCTCGCTGGTTCCTGATTTGTTCGCCGATCGCGAAGAGCGTTTTGACGACGCTTTGCGCACCTCCGTCGGATTTGGCTTCCGGTGGCTCAGCCCGATCGCGCCGCTTCGATTTGAATGGGGTATCCCCCTGGAGCGTCTACGTGGTGAAGAGCCGGTGGTCTTCGACTTCAGCATCGGCAATGCCTTTTAACGACTCGTTCATCGCATCAAGCCCGATAGGAGCAAAGATGATTGCTCGCATTATGAAAACCCGTGCTGCCATGGTCATGGCGCAAGTTCTCCTGGCGTTTGGGCTGGTTGTCGGCGTCACCGCGATCAGCGCGCCTGCGTTCGCTCAGGACGTCAAGATTGGCTATGTGGACCTGCAGCGCGCGCTCTCCGAAGTAGAGGAGGGCAAAAAGGCCAAAGCTCGCCTCAAGAAAGACTTCGACAAGAAGCAGAAGATGCTGACCGACAAGCAGGAAGAGGTCAAAAAGCTCAAGCAGAGCCTCGAGTCGGGCGCGGCCATGATGACCGACGAGGCCAAGCGCAAAAAGGCCATCGAGCTGCAGCAGGAGATGGCTAAGCTCCAGCAACTCTACATGGAGATGCAACGCGACCTGGCTCAAAAAGAGACCAAGGCGACCCAAAAGATCTTCAAGAAGATGGAACCCATCCTCAACAAGATCGCCAAAGAGAAGGGCTACGACCTGATCCTCGAGAAGACCGAATCGTCGGTGCTCTTCGCGAAGGACTCGATGGACCTGACTGACGAACTGATCAAACGCTACGACAAAAAGTGAAGTATCCTACGCGGTATCTCTTTCCGGCTCTGCTCGTTGTCCTTGTGACTTCCTCGTGTGAATGCGAGGAACGCGTTCGCCAGATGATCAGCAATCCGGGCGACCGCAAGCAGCAGGTCGAAGAGGCCAAAAAGCGCCGCCAGAAGAGCGAATCGTCGGCTCCCAAGGAAGAAGAACCCAACGACTTCCCCAAGCAGGCGACGCTCTTCGAGCTCGGCGGCGATTTGCGCCCCATCGAGGCCACCATCGGCCAGTCCGACGACAAGGATTGGTTTGCGTTGACCTCACAGAATGGTGAGACCTGGCAGGTCGAGGCGACGGTAACTCCCAAGTCCGACACGCTCGACCCGGTCATCCGGGTGGCGGTGGCAGACTCCGACGACGCCCCCATTACCTACAATATCGCCGGCCCCGGTGAGCCGGAGACCATCCCCATTCTGGCGGTCTCCTCCACGGCGCAACGCGTCATGGTTACTGGGAACGACGGCACCACGGGTGACTACGAGTTCTCCTTCCAGAAGCGCCTGTCCGGCGGCGCGGTCGAGTCCGAGCCGAATGACGATATCGACGTGGCCACTCGCTTCGAGGCGCCCGGCGAAATCCAAGGCTTCTACGACCGCCCCGAAGACCGCGACGTCTACTTTGTTCCGCGCAAAAACCTGACGGGCGAGGCATTCACCCTCGAGGTGAGCCCCATAGACGACGTAATGCAGCAGGTGCGCGTCTACACCCATCGAGACATGAAGGCGCCGTACCTGTCGCTGCACGTGCCGCCCACTGAGGCTGCAGGCCTGCCGAACGTATCGCTCCCGGACGACGTGCTCGGCGTGTGGATCGTACTCACCGCCGGGGACTCCTTCAGCCGCGACCAGAGCTATCGCCTCAAACTCCTCGGGCATCCGCCCGTAGAGCACGGTCTGGAGGTCGAGCCGAACGATGATGCCGAGACCGCCCAACAGATCGACTCGAGCACTAAACTGGCCGGGTACTTCCACTCCATCGAAGACGTCGACCATTTTCGACTCTTTGTGGACGGGATTCCCGAAGAGGGCCAGTCCGCAACCGGGCAGGGCGCTGTGGCGGAGAACGCCGCCGATGCCGGCCTGCCGTCCGATGATATGCCCGAGCCGGCGAACGACGCTGGCATGGCGCAGGCCGACGCTGGTGACGTTGGCGATGCGGGCTCGGACATCAAGCCTGCGGATCCACTCGACAGAGTTGCCGACAAGGAGCCGGCCGACCACGTCGTCCGCGTAACGATTGCCCCCAAGCACGAGAAGACGCGCCTCGCGCTCGCCTGGTCACTTCCGCGCAACCAGGGCTCGCCCACGGTGCTCGAAGCGTCGGAGCCGGGCGAAAACGTGACGCTCTGCAACACGGTGGTCGAGGATGACTACGTAGACCTCGAGGTCCGCCGATTGGCGGCTGCCGAGGGCATGCTCGACGCGACCTTCGACTACGGGCTAATTGCCGAGAACGTCCAGGATGTGCCCGGCCTCGAGATCGAGCCCAATGATTCACGCGACACAGCCGACAAGCTCGAGCCTACTCAAAAGCGTATCGGTTATATCGCACGCGCCGGTGACACCGACGTCTTTGCGTTCGCCGTGCCTTTCCCCGAGTCCCCCGCCCAATCAGAAGGCGATACCGGCGCACCGGTTGTCGCGCCCACGCCTCCGACGCCTCGCCAGGTGCAGTTGACGCTCGGCGCCAACAGTCTGAACCTGGGCTTCAAGTTGCTCGATGACGAGGGTGGGCTTGTGGCACAGGTGAATCGCGCCGGAGCCGGGGCAGAGGAGAAGCTCCAAGTCGACTTGCCCCCGGGGCTCTATTTCGTGCACGTCGCCGCCAAACGCGGCTCTGCGTGCGAGCCCTACGAAATGTCAGTCAAAGTGGCCGAGTGAATCGGCAGGCGGTGCGAGGCGACGGGCGACGCGACTAGAAGAGTTCGAAGATGCCCGCGTAGTGTAGATATCCGAGCGCGGCCGCTCCGAGAAGGAGCAAGACGACCGCGCTTATCCAGATGGCTCCGGAGTTGCGGCGACGCGATTGAAATTCGTCGACCGACAACTCTTCGGAGCTCCCATCACCTTCTTCTCCCCACGTCCATTCTCCGCCACTCGGCGCGGCGTCGAGTTCGCCCGAGTCGTGCAGGTTCTGGCTCGGCGCGCTTTGCGCGGACGGAGTTTTCTGTGACGCCGTGTCCACGGGCGACGAGGGCGCAGGCTGCGCCTGTTGCGGAGTATTCGGGCCTTTTTTTCGGCCCGGGCGGCCCTCACCCTTCTTGTTGGTAAGCAAGATTACGTCATCGTCGGGCCCCGGCTCGAGCACGGTGATGATCGACGAAGACGATGCTCCCGAATCGAAGCCGGGTGGGGCCACGTGGAGGTCAGACCCGCTCGATAGCCCGGAGCTCTCCGTCAGCGACGACGAGTCTGTCAGGCTCGAGCTGACAGCTCCTTGCCGGACACGGTCGCGATCTGAGCCTGGCGGCACGGATCCGAAGGGGATCGACTCGCGCTTGGGGGCGCCGTCAGTGACCGAGGAGTCTCGGGCTGCCAGCATGGCATCGGTGTTGTGGGGCGTCCGTGGAGACAGCACGTCGGAACCCTCGACTTCGTAAGCCGCGGTGCGCTCGAAGGCGATATTGGCAGAGTCGAGGTCGTCAGCCGTGAGGTCCGGAAGCTCGACGGTCGGCGGCTCTTCCTCATACTCGATGCGCTCGAGCATGTCGGTGGGCCCGGCGCTGATGGCCTTGAGGAACTCCTCGGCCGACGCGAATCGATCGCCTTTTTCCTTGGCCAACGCCTTTCGTATGACGCTCTCGAAGCGTGAGCCTCGCAGGGGGCCCTGCGGGAAGCGCGGCACCTCCTCGAAGAGGTGACAGCGCATCACTTTGACCGGGTTGTCATCCTTGAAGGGCGGACGCCCGCAGGCCATCTCGTACAGAATGACGCCCAGCGCGTACAGGTCGGTGAGCGCGTCGACTTCTTCGCCGGCGGCCTGCTCGGGCGACATGTAGGTGGGCGTGCCCACCGTGCTTCCGCTCATGGTCAGCTTACGCAGCTTGGTGTCGCCTTCTTTTTGGGGGTCGGGCATGGCCAGCTTGGCGATGCCAAAGTCGAGGACTTTGACGAAGTCTTCTTCGCTGCCCACCCGTGTCAGGAAAATATTCTCCGGCTTGAGATCCCGGTGAATGATGTTGTGCTGGTGGGCTTCGTGCAGGCTTTTGAGGACCTGGCGGCCGATGTGCAGGATGCGGTCCATCGACACGGTCGGCTTGCGCATCAAGACGTCGGCGAGGTCTTCACCTTCGAGCATCTCCATGACGATAAACAGCAGGTTGTCCTGCTTTCCGTAGTCATGGACCGTGATCGTGTTGGGGTGGCGCAGGCGACTTGCCAAGCGCGCTTCGCGCCGAAACCGCTCGACGACGTCGGTGATGGCCATGAACTTGGGTGGCAGGATCTTGATCGCCACGTCCCGGTCCATGTTCATCTGCCGCGCGCGGTACACCATCCCAAACCCTCCGCGGCCGATCTCCTCGGTGAGCTTGTACCGGTCCGCTAGAACGGTGCCGGGGCTGACTATGCTGTCGCTATCGCTCATTACATTCTCGGGCGGGGTTGTCCCCGTGCCCTTGTACCAGTGGATGCTCGCGATGCACCGATCTGGACTGCTTCATACCTTCCGCCGACTCGCTCGTTGGGTTCGATGACCCACAGTCACTTCGCTACAAGCAGTGCCGATTGACAGGATGAGGGAATATTCGCCACCTTCAATGATACTCAATCTGGCGTTTCATACAAACAAGACCTTGGAACAACACGATTACTCCAACTCCGCAGGGCCCTTTGAAGCACTCAATCCTGTCACAAGCGCCCTCAGAGGCCATTCAACATCTGGCTCGGCTCGCCTGGGTTCATCTGCTCGGACCTCAGACCGAGTTTTGTGGAGATCGGATTCGGGAGCATCTCGTCTCGGTGATCGACGAACGAATTGTCGATGACTGGCTGGCTCGAATCGACAACGAGTCGCTTCGCCCAGCTGACATCGCCGACATCGAGTCGATCCAGCAGACCCTCGACGACGGTGTCCGACGCCGACACGGCATTTATCTAACCCCGATGCCGCTGGCCGACGCGCTCGCGGCGACCGTCGAGGCCGACGCCGGGGAGGCGGTCGTCGATCTCTCTGCGGGCGCCGGCACATTGCTCACGGCCGTCGTTCGCCGTCACCCTCACGTGCGCGCCATCGGCGTCGAGAAAAACCCCTTGCTCGCTCTCGCGGCGGCCCTCAACCTCGTCGCCGAGCGGAGAAAATCGGGGCAGGGCGAGGCGCTCGAAGATCGCATCTTTGTCGGCGACGGTCTGGCCCGCGACCCGAGGTGGAGCGAATTCGAGGGCCGGGCAGCCGCCGTGGTCGGCAATCCGCCCTATGTGCGCGAGAAGGGCAATCGCGCGCTCTTCGAGGAGCTTCGCAGTCGGCACGAGCACCTGGCTGCGTTTTTCGGCCCGCGCATGGACCTGCTCTACTTATTCTTCCACCGCTCGGCGTCCTTTGTGCGTCCCGGTGGCCGACTGGCGATGCTCACCACGGCCTATTGGCTGACCGCGACGAATGCGAGTCGAGTCCGCAGAGACATGACCCAGCGGCTGCGTCCCCAGGTGTTGATTCGCGTCGAGTCGACCGGAGTGTTTTCTGACGCCCCCGGCCAGCATTCGCTGCTGAGCGTCTTTGGCGCGCCGGGCGAGGCGCCTGCGAGGCTGCGCGCATTGTCACTCGAGGACGAGCCGGCCGACTGGTCTGCGCTGGTCGAGGCGTTGCTCTCCGAACAATGCGAGACGCCGCAGGTCCGCGAACAGCCCTCCCACCGGCTGGGCGCGGACCGATGGACCCCCTTCGCCGACGCGGCGACCGACCGCTGGGCGCGACGCCTCGAGGAGCAGGGGACGCCGCTTTCGTCCCTGCTCGTCGATCGCCAGGGTTTTGTCAGCGGCGCCGATCGCTTCAGCGGGCGTCATCCGAAGCGCTACGCGCCCGGCGCGCCCGTTCCTGACAAGGGAGAGCCCATCTTCTTGTTCGAGCGCGGCGCGGTGCCCGCTGAACTCGCGCAGTTGGGGCCGACCGTCGTGCGCCCATTGGTGCGCGCGGGCAATCTCGAACCAAACGGGGTGATTATCACACCGCCCTCACAGGAGTTTGCGCTCTACATTCATGGTGAAGTGGGGGCCGCGGCTGAGGCAGTCTTGGAGACCCACTTGGGCCGGTTCCGCCCCGTGCTCGAGCACCGCCGAGAGGTCCGCACCGGCAGCATGCCGTGGTATCGCATCCACTGGCCGCGCGACCGGGCCGAGCAGACCGGCCCGAAGCTCGTGGTGCCGCGCCGTGCTCCTTCGCCCCGATTTGCGCTCGACCTATCCGCCAGCGCTATCTCGAGCGACTGTACGTATCTGATCCCGCCTGACGAGGTCGACGAGCCGCTTCGCTACCTGGTCACGCTGATGGTCGTCCTCAACAGCGACC
It encodes:
- a CDS encoding OmpH family outer membrane protein gives rise to the protein MIARIMKTRAAMVMAQVLLAFGLVVGVTAISAPAFAQDVKIGYVDLQRALSEVEEGKKAKARLKKDFDKKQKMLTDKQEEVKKLKQSLESGAAMMTDEAKRKKAIELQQEMAKLQQLYMEMQRDLAQKETKATQKIFKKMEPILNKIAKEKGYDLILEKTESSVLFAKDSMDLTDELIKRYDKK
- the bamA gene encoding outer membrane protein assembly factor BamA, with the translated sequence MASQHADDDLPIRLRGRWLWAGVIFALSCALASPAGAQTDPRRDLGTQLPADEQRAEEELPEDLEPVGTATVPEGRAATEGQTVDVVQVVGNRRVEADSILQRVQTEQGKPLDLATVSRDIQRIFELGYFSDIQVDATVTEDGKVVVSYVVEEKPAIAQNQYEGNDELSADEIGEVVDLERFAILDLAKVEQNAQKIRELYAEKGYYLAEVNYEITEAPGRADLAVVTFQIQEFSKVEVKKITFLGNENLSDKQLSNIMATREGSYFSFLTDFGTFKEQAFEADLQRLTAFYYNHGFVQVNVGMPSIRLSRDKRYLYITINIEEGEQYFAGSIDIQGDLISEKEELFDLVKLSKGDVFDYGRMRQDIEQLRNLYRNAGFAYVNVNPLTRINQDDNTVDLTYDIQKGNKVYIGRIEIVGNKKTRDYVIRRELEIEEGELFSSAALDASRREVRRLGYFDKVDVTTQRGARDDLINVRVEVNETRTGTFQVGAGFSSTESFIANAQISQNNLLGRGQSLSFQAQLSSIRTLFNLKFSEPWLLGSRWNFSFDLYNFEYAFQDFTRQSTGGNLTFGYPISEAFELQIPGELLASATYKLENVDVEAGGQSGADNQGTGALFGGGLTSSIQGGLFYDDRDNRLFPTDGQFHSAKVEFADRNFTLSENEFLKFDLETRWYFPVFWEFVLRLQGELGYVTNLDPQGAVPLFERYFVGGPQTVRGFDRFSLGPIREVADEDGDPGSELDAFRIGGNKRLIFTAEVEFPIFTAAGIKGVVFADMGNAFDNDQPFSLVPDLFADREERFDDALRTSVGFGFRWLSPIAPLRFEWGIPLERLRGEEPVVFDFSIGNAF
- a CDS encoding serine/threonine protein kinase, with product MSDSDSIVSPGTVLADRYKLTEEIGRGGFGMVYRARQMNMDRDVAIKILPPKFMAITDVVERFRREARLASRLRHPNTITVHDYGKQDNLLFIVMEMLEGEDLADVLMRKPTVSMDRILHIGRQVLKSLHEAHQHNIIHRDLKPENIFLTRVGSEEDFVKVLDFGIAKLAMPDPQKEGDTKLRKLTMSGSTVGTPTYMSPEQAAGEEVDALTDLYALGVILYEMACGRPPFKDDNPVKVMRCHLFEEVPRFPQGPLRGSRFESVIRKALAKEKGDRFASAEEFLKAISAGPTDMLERIEYEEEPPTVELPDLTADDLDSANIAFERTAAYEVEGSDVLSPRTPHNTDAMLAARDSSVTDGAPKRESIPFGSVPPGSDRDRVRQGAVSSSLTDSSSLTESSGLSSGSDLHVAPPGFDSGASSSSIITVLEPGPDDDVILLTNKKGEGRPGRKKGPNTPQQAQPAPSSPVDTASQKTPSAQSAPSQNLHDSGELDAAPSGGEWTWGEEGDGSSEELSVDEFQSRRRNSGAIWISAVVLLLLGAAALGYLHYAGIFELF